One Deltaproteobacteria bacterium genomic region harbors:
- a CDS encoding 4Fe-4S binding protein, producing the protein MSEEVYRKLAGVLDTLPNGFPATETGIELKILKKVFTPEEAELFCDLRLSFETPQQIAQRTGRPLEGLEEMLTAMWRERGQILGIDGGSLKLFKMVPWAVGIYEYQVDRMDAELARLCNEYNRIFSHQFFAVKPQQTRVIPVETTVPDKTETLPYEQVSTLIEKGQSFAVGECVCRKEQRLLGRGCDRPLEVCMAIAPVPGLFDNYHWGRPITKKEAYELIRYCEEIGLVHQTLNVEKGHFFICNCCGCCCGILRSINELGIRDAINSNYIARIDPALCSGCGICADERCQVSAIEERGDVWHVIEERCIGCGLCVTTCPMEAVTLVRKTPEEQDTPPQNEQEWFRERGRQRGVDFSRFA; encoded by the coding sequence ATGAGCGAAGAGGTGTATCGAAAACTGGCCGGAGTCCTTGACACGCTGCCCAACGGTTTTCCGGCAACCGAGACGGGCATCGAACTGAAGATCCTAAAAAAAGTTTTTACCCCCGAAGAAGCGGAGCTGTTCTGTGACCTGCGGCTCTCCTTCGAAACACCGCAACAGATCGCCCAGCGGACGGGACGACCGCTGGAAGGGCTTGAAGAGATGCTGACCGCCATGTGGCGGGAGCGCGGGCAGATACTCGGCATCGACGGCGGTTCCCTCAAGCTCTTCAAAATGGTGCCCTGGGCCGTCGGCATCTATGAATACCAGGTCGACAGGATGGACGCGGAATTAGCGCGGCTCTGCAATGAATACAACAGGATCTTTTCACACCAGTTCTTTGCGGTAAAGCCACAGCAGACGCGCGTGATCCCTGTTGAAACGACCGTTCCCGACAAAACGGAAACGCTCCCCTACGAGCAGGTTTCGACATTGATCGAAAAGGGGCAATCATTTGCCGTCGGCGAGTGCGTGTGCCGGAAGGAACAGCGGTTACTGGGCCGCGGCTGCGACAGGCCGCTGGAGGTCTGCATGGCCATCGCTCCTGTCCCGGGCCTTTTCGACAACTATCACTGGGGCAGGCCCATTACCAAGAAAGAAGCATACGAACTGATCCGGTACTGTGAAGAAATCGGCCTTGTCCACCAGACCCTCAACGTGGAAAAGGGACATTTCTTCATCTGCAACTGCTGCGGGTGCTGCTGCGGCATTCTCCGGTCCATCAATGAACTGGGGATCCGGGATGCCATCAATTCCAACTACATCGCCCGCATCGATCCGGCGCTCTGCAGCGGTTGCGGCATCTGCGCCGATGAACGGTGCCAGGTATCGGCCATCGAGGAACGGGGCGATGTGTGGCACGTCATTGAAGAACGGTGCATCGGTTGCGGGCTCTGCGTGACCACCTGCCCAATGGAGGCGGTGACGCTTGTCCGCAAGACGCCGGAGGAACAGGACACCCCGCCACAGAATGAACAGGAATGGTTCCGGGAGCGGGGCAGGCAGCGGGGGGTCGATTTCAGCAGGTTCGCCTGA
- a CDS encoding purine/pyrimidine permease codes for MAVKPANLIYGVDEKPPVTITTFLGFQHICIIAISLIFPVVIIREIGGTTEQAVHLLSMSMIAGGIGVIVQALKRGPVGSGYFCPQVCGPSFLAASILAAKTGGLSLLFGMTAVSGFFEALFSRVVNRLRFLFPAEVTGLIVAMVGITVIRLAATYFLGMGGTDTMMEPRELLVSFSTLGLIIGLNVWGKGNFRLFSVLIGMIGGYIISFLAGVLTMDHINDMLGKPLIYFPFTSHPGWSFDLGLFVPFIVAMLCSSLKSIGDLTTCQKINDAEWKRPDMDNISRGILADATGCLSAGLLGGLGQSTSSSNIGLSIATGATSRTIAYAMGAILFVMAFCPVLGALFAIMPKPVMGATLIFALSFMIVAGIQIIMSRMIDARKTFVVGISMIFGLSVDIIPGAFSDLPHSIQPIFSSSLSLAAISAVILNLLFRIGIAEKASLELTPGVDFSDRIFQFMEKQGGAWGARREVVYKAMAAMNEFMEAATAFHLTQSPITMEARFDEYNLDVTIQYRGILLDVPRMKPGEEELLTDPEAQAKLAGFLIRHYVDKLHSSSTGDNHRIQMHFDH; via the coding sequence ATGGCGGTGAAGCCGGCGAATCTCATCTATGGTGTTGATGAAAAACCTCCCGTGACCATCACCACGTTCCTCGGTTTTCAACATATCTGCATAATCGCCATTTCATTGATATTCCCCGTCGTCATCATCAGGGAGATCGGCGGCACGACGGAACAGGCCGTCCATCTTCTGAGCATGTCCATGATAGCCGGCGGCATCGGCGTTATTGTTCAGGCATTGAAACGGGGTCCTGTCGGGTCGGGGTACTTCTGCCCCCAGGTATGCGGCCCCTCCTTTCTCGCCGCCTCGATCCTTGCCGCGAAAACGGGCGGCCTCTCCCTGTTGTTCGGCATGACGGCGGTTTCCGGGTTTTTCGAGGCGCTTTTCTCACGGGTCGTCAACCGGCTTCGCTTTCTCTTTCCCGCCGAAGTGACGGGTCTGATTGTCGCCATGGTGGGGATCACCGTCATCCGTCTCGCGGCGACCTATTTTCTCGGCATGGGTGGGACGGACACGATGATGGAACCACGGGAACTGCTCGTCTCCTTTTCCACGCTTGGTCTCATCATCGGCTTGAACGTCTGGGGCAAGGGGAACTTCAGGCTGTTCAGCGTCCTCATCGGGATGATCGGCGGATATATCATATCATTCCTGGCGGGTGTCCTTACCATGGACCATATAAACGATATGCTTGGAAAACCCCTCATCTATTTTCCTTTTACCTCGCATCCGGGCTGGTCTTTCGACCTGGGACTTTTCGTTCCCTTTATCGTCGCGATGCTCTGTTCATCGCTGAAAAGCATCGGCGACCTGACGACCTGTCAGAAGATAAACGACGCCGAATGGAAACGTCCCGACATGGATAACATCAGCAGGGGTATCCTCGCCGATGCAACGGGGTGCCTTTCTGCGGGCCTGCTTGGCGGCCTGGGGCAATCGACGTCTTCTTCAAACATCGGCCTCTCGATCGCCACGGGTGCGACGAGCAGGACGATCGCCTATGCGATGGGGGCCATTCTTTTCGTTATGGCCTTCTGCCCGGTCCTGGGCGCCCTTTTCGCCATCATGCCGAAGCCGGTCATGGGCGCCACGTTGATCTTCGCGCTCAGCTTCATGATCGTGGCAGGAATCCAGATCATCATGTCGCGGATGATCGATGCCCGAAAGACCTTCGTTGTCGGTATTTCAATGATCTTCGGCCTCTCCGTGGACATCATCCCTGGCGCGTTCAGCGATCTGCCCCACTCGATCCAGCCGATCTTTTCCTCGTCCCTTTCGCTGGCGGCCATTTCCGCCGTGATCCTGAATCTCCTGTTCAGGATCGGTATCGCCGAAAAGGCTTCTCTTGAGCTGACACCGGGAGTTGATTTTTCAGACCGGATATTCCAGTTCATGGAAAAACAGGGAGGCGCCTGGGGGGCGCGGAGGGAGGTCGTCTACAAGGCAATGGCGGCCATGAACGAATTCATGGAGGCCGCGACGGCCTTTCATCTGACACAGTCACCCATCACCATGGAGGCCCGCTTCGACGAGTATAATCTCGATGTCACTATCCAGTACCGGGGCATTCTCCTGGATGTTCCCCGCATGAAACCAGGTGAGGAGGAGCTCCTGACGGATCCCGAGGCCCAGGCGAAGCTCGCCGGGTTCCTTATCAGGCATTACGTGGACAAGCTGCACTCGAGCAGCACCGGTGATAACCACCGGATCCAGATGCATTTCGATCACTGA
- a CDS encoding 4Fe-4S binding protein → MKDSTKLIFKKHGWRVDRAIHNYIYFVFYYPYVKTVEVLLRGLKYLTWFKPLAPLGRMAFNRYHAKVLSGKDIEKILTLNEDVSVLSEENRRAIPFKYAYKIIFQEPEFIAVMDCPCKLATNAPAWSINSCLAVGKDLATFWLEHCEKYNARRISQEEALDLVRKFRDEGYVTQAFFKVATGGGTGVICNCHPDTCVSLIASRHGVKLRPDLSQSVESGYSVIRDAEKCTDCGICESFCHFQAIQWKDGNFLYNRELCMGCELCVEHCPEDALTLYRDPGKSLPLDLDLLRETE, encoded by the coding sequence ATGAAAGATTCGACGAAGCTCATCTTCAAGAAACACGGATGGAGGGTCGACCGGGCGATCCACAATTATATCTACTTCGTTTTCTACTATCCCTATGTGAAAACGGTCGAAGTGCTTCTGCGGGGACTGAAATACCTGACCTGGTTCAAACCGCTGGCTCCCCTGGGACGGATGGCCTTCAACCGGTATCACGCCAAGGTGCTGTCGGGAAAGGACATTGAAAAGATCCTGACCCTCAATGAGGACGTCAGCGTCCTTTCCGAAGAGAACCGCCGGGCGATCCCGTTCAAGTATGCCTACAAGATCATCTTCCAGGAACCCGAGTTCATAGCCGTCATGGATTGTCCCTGCAAGCTGGCCACGAACGCCCCGGCGTGGTCCATCAATTCCTGCCTTGCCGTGGGCAAGGACCTGGCGACATTCTGGCTGGAGCACTGTGAAAAGTACAATGCCCGCAGGATATCCCAGGAGGAAGCCCTGGACCTCGTCAGAAAATTCCGGGACGAGGGGTACGTCACCCAGGCGTTCTTCAAGGTGGCTACCGGGGGAGGGACGGGTGTCATCTGCAACTGTCATCCCGATACCTGCGTGAGCCTGATCGCCTCCCGCCATGGCGTGAAATTGCGTCCCGACCTGTCCCAGTCGGTCGAATCAGGCTATTCGGTGATACGAGACGCGGAAAAATGCACTGATTGCGGCATCTGTGAGTCTTTCTGCCACTTTCAGGCAATTCAATGGAAAGATGGAAATTTTCTTTATAACAGGGAGCTCTGCATGGGGTGTGAGCTTTGTGTGGAACACTGCCCGGAAGATGCCCTGACGCTTTACCGCGATCCCGGCAAGTCGCTCCCTCTCGACCTGGACCTGCTCCGGGAGACGGAATAA
- a CDS encoding acyl-CoA/acyl-ACP dehydrogenase: MTGHKPFLKNVTNSPAETYIRRIIRNWADTVVIPNRRNFDEDWEEHRLIEPAFKTLMVDLGFQKALIPAEFGGWSFGETDLLATASGWMFEEVARADAGIALAFGVCYWPMVMIAVKPHINRRLCAELAPIFVDSKEPVYGVVAMTEPQGGSDIENIELIHGRTIKTTARQDNDHWVINGHKLWPTNTGGLADLFGVVCTTSPGSEREEDIAYIYVPADTPGVTQGRAYEKAGMAADKNGDVWFEDVRVPLRYRAHGPGLDALYFKEVLTLGMMSATFSLGPMLNVYEILQDFCSRTTLHGRPLKEHDAVAAQLAEIVTGIEISRSATYRLAEYLDKPERYGPRWSPEILAKARLTKMFVADRCVEDCEKAMEILGACGADRDHDIEKHWRDIKMGQLYEGGKQLAQMDTARFYFDCRTL, translated from the coding sequence ATGACCGGACACAAACCGTTTTTGAAGAACGTGACGAATTCCCCCGCCGAAACCTACATCCGCAGGATCATCAGAAACTGGGCCGACACGGTGGTCATCCCGAACAGGAGGAACTTTGACGAGGACTGGGAGGAACACCGCCTGATAGAACCGGCATTCAAGACATTGATGGTCGACCTGGGTTTTCAGAAGGCGCTCATACCGGCGGAATTCGGCGGCTGGAGTTTCGGTGAAACGGACCTGCTGGCCACCGCCTCTGGATGGATGTTCGAGGAAGTGGCCCGGGCCGACGCAGGTATCGCGCTGGCCTTCGGCGTCTGTTACTGGCCTATGGTAATGATAGCCGTCAAGCCGCACATCAACCGGCGCCTCTGCGCCGAACTGGCGCCCATCTTCGTTGATTCCAAGGAACCCGTCTACGGGGTCGTGGCCATGACGGAACCCCAGGGAGGCTCGGATATTGAGAACATCGAGCTCATCCATGGAAGGACCATTAAAACCACGGCCCGCCAGGACAATGATCACTGGGTGATCAACGGTCACAAGCTGTGGCCCACCAACACGGGAGGACTGGCGGACCTTTTCGGCGTGGTGTGCACCACCAGCCCCGGTTCTGAAAGAGAAGAGGATATCGCCTACATTTATGTGCCGGCCGACACGCCCGGCGTGACCCAGGGACGGGCATATGAAAAGGCCGGCATGGCGGCCGATAAAAACGGTGATGTATGGTTCGAAGACGTCCGGGTCCCCCTCAGGTATCGTGCCCACGGCCCGGGACTGGATGCGCTGTATTTCAAGGAGGTGCTGACCCTGGGAATGATGTCGGCCACTTTCTCCCTCGGCCCGATGCTCAACGTCTATGAGATCCTCCAGGATTTCTGCTCCCGCACCACGCTTCACGGCAGGCCGCTGAAAGAACACGACGCCGTGGCCGCGCAGCTCGCTGAGATCGTAACGGGGATCGAGATCTCCCGATCGGCGACCTACCGGCTTGCGGAGTATCTCGATAAACCCGAACGCTACGGCCCGCGGTGGTCACCTGAGATCCTCGCAAAGGCCCGGCTGACAAAGATGTTCGTCGCCGACCGGTGTGTTGAGGATTGTGAGAAGGCCATGGAAATACTGGGGGCTTGCGGCGCCGACCGGGATCATGATATCGAAAAGCACTGGCGCGATATCAAGATGGGACAGCTCTATGAAGGGGGAAAACAACTGGCCCAGATGGATACGGCTCGGTTCTATTTTGACTGCAGGACCTTGTAA
- a CDS encoding homocysteine S-methyltransferase family protein, with translation MLLDGAMGTELQKRGMPAGECPELWCNRNEDVLEAVHGRYREAGAEVIYTATFGANRCKLGQYGISDAGDINRRLARAAKKAAGRNILVAGDIGPTGRFVKPFGDLDFDEALSIFREQIRGLVEGGVDLFVIETMMDIQEARAALIAVKETADIFTIVTMTYEESGRTLNGTDPVSALITLQSLGADAVGCNCSTGPEEMVGLIAAMKPYATVPLVAKPNAGIPRLEGNESVFTMGPDRFAAFAAPLVDAGVNLLGGCCGTTPDHVEKLRNALAGLRPRLPERTSLSAVSSAAGHVIFDREKPLVIIGERINPTGKKDLQEELREGRTGLVQSMARRQEGEGARLLDVNVGLPGIDEKRTMEEVLSVLSVTTALPLVIDSPRVETVEQALKVYPGRALINSISGEREKMERLLPVAARYGAMFILLPLVGGGVPATAVERIEIIRSIYAAARRLGFTRDDIIVDGLVMTVSSHSRGPLETLRTIEWCSRASRFRSVIGLSNVSFGMPERRWLNASFLSMAVDRGLTMVIANPGSEEVMNAAAAASVLSGNDRDAAAYLGRFAPPGGGGGTQQVRRKTPGTGDDLFNAVLEGNRDDVESILARLLQEGSGAASLLNTFMIPAITEVGERYERKEYFLPQLIASAETMKRGVAYLRPFLTDEKAVTEKRGTVLLATVEGDIHDIGKNIVALILENHGFKVADLGKDVPARAIVDEAKRIRPDVVGLSALMTTTMVHMKDVIDLVRKEGLTCSFLVGGAVVSPAFAESIGARYAKDGVEAVKVAGSIAVHPE, from the coding sequence ATGCTCCTCGACGGGGCAATGGGGACGGAGCTTCAGAAACGGGGCATGCCGGCGGGAGAGTGCCCGGAACTGTGGTGCAACCGGAACGAAGATGTTCTTGAGGCGGTCCACGGCCGGTATCGTGAGGCCGGTGCCGAAGTTATTTATACGGCGACCTTCGGTGCGAATCGGTGCAAACTCGGCCAGTATGGTATTTCCGATGCGGGCGACATCAACCGGCGGCTCGCCCGGGCAGCGAAAAAAGCGGCGGGAAGAAATATCCTCGTCGCCGGTGATATCGGCCCCACAGGGAGGTTTGTCAAGCCCTTCGGGGACCTCGATTTTGATGAGGCCCTCTCGATCTTTCGCGAGCAGATCCGCGGCCTTGTCGAAGGCGGCGTCGATCTCTTCGTCATAGAAACGATGATGGACATCCAGGAGGCCCGGGCGGCCCTTATCGCTGTCAAGGAGACCGCTGACATCTTCACCATCGTCACCATGACCTATGAGGAATCCGGCCGGACATTGAACGGGACCGACCCTGTTTCCGCCCTGATCACCCTTCAGAGCCTCGGGGCCGATGCCGTGGGATGCAATTGCTCCACAGGGCCTGAGGAAATGGTGGGCCTGATTGCCGCCATGAAACCCTATGCCACGGTTCCCCTCGTGGCGAAGCCGAACGCCGGGATCCCCCGATTGGAAGGGAATGAATCGGTCTTTACCATGGGGCCGGACCGGTTCGCCGCTTTTGCGGCACCTCTGGTCGATGCCGGTGTGAACCTTCTGGGAGGATGCTGCGGCACGACACCCGATCATGTGGAGAAGCTGCGGAACGCCCTGGCGGGATTGCGGCCCCGCCTTCCTGAGCGAACATCACTGAGCGCGGTCAGTTCGGCTGCCGGTCATGTGATCTTTGACCGGGAGAAACCACTGGTGATCATCGGAGAGCGGATCAATCCCACGGGGAAGAAGGACCTGCAGGAAGAACTCCGGGAAGGGAGGACGGGACTCGTTCAGTCAATGGCGCGACGGCAGGAAGGGGAGGGCGCCCGTCTTCTCGATGTCAACGTGGGGCTTCCCGGGATCGACGAAAAAAGGACCATGGAGGAAGTCCTGTCCGTCCTGTCGGTCACGACGGCCCTCCCCCTGGTCATCGATTCACCCCGGGTGGAGACCGTCGAGCAGGCGCTCAAGGTATACCCCGGCAGGGCGCTCATCAATTCCATCTCCGGCGAGCGGGAAAAGATGGAAAGACTGCTCCCCGTAGCCGCGAGATACGGAGCAATGTTCATCCTTTTGCCCCTCGTCGGGGGAGGTGTTCCGGCGACGGCGGTGGAGCGGATAGAGATCATACGGTCCATTTACGCGGCGGCTCGGCGGTTAGGTTTTACGCGGGATGACATCATCGTGGACGGTCTCGTCATGACCGTTTCTTCCCATTCCCGGGGACCGTTGGAAACACTGAGGACCATTGAATGGTGCTCCCGTGCGTCCCGGTTCCGTTCCGTCATCGGTCTTTCAAATGTATCTTTCGGCATGCCCGAGCGCAGATGGCTGAATGCCTCCTTCCTGTCAATGGCCGTTGACAGGGGATTGACGATGGTCATCGCCAATCCCGGCTCGGAGGAGGTCATGAACGCGGCGGCGGCCGCGTCGGTCCTGAGCGGGAATGACCGTGACGCGGCGGCCTATCTCGGCCGGTTTGCCCCGCCGGGGGGAGGGGGGGGAACGCAACAGGTCCGCCGGAAAACGCCCGGCACCGGAGATGACCTGTTCAACGCCGTTCTGGAGGGGAACCGTGACGATGTCGAATCGATCCTCGCGCGCCTCCTGCAGGAGGGCAGTGGTGCCGCCTCGCTCCTGAACACATTCATGATCCCTGCAATAACCGAAGTCGGTGAACGTTACGAACGAAAGGAATATTTTCTCCCTCAGTTGATCGCCAGTGCCGAGACGATGAAACGCGGCGTGGCCTATCTCAGACCATTCCTCACGGACGAAAAGGCCGTCACCGAAAAACGGGGGACCGTTCTGCTCGCCACGGTCGAGGGTGACATTCATGATATCGGGAAGAATATCGTGGCACTGATACTTGAAAACCACGGATTCAAGGTGGCGGACCTGGGGAAGGACGTGCCTGCGCGGGCCATCGTTGATGAAGCGAAACGGATACGGCCCGATGTCGTCGGTCTCTCGGCCCTCATGACCACCACCATGGTCCACATGAAGGACGTGATCGATCTGGTGCGGAAAGAGGGGCTTACCTGCTCGTTTCTCGTGGGCGGGGCCGTCGTGAGCCCTGCCTTTGCCGAGTCGATCGGCGCCCGTTATGCGAAGGACGGTGTCGAGGCCGTCAAGGTTGCCGGGAGCATTGCCGTCCACCCGGAATGA
- a CDS encoding glucose-6-phosphate isomerase, whose amino-acid sequence MLRDNLRIQLGDYRPLLDDAFAELRDENVVERIYDGDHRLWKSTPEEVADRLGWVESPRAMLNEAKRFQRFTDSVLEEGFTHALLLGMGGSSLAPHVVSSILGCRSGYVNLDVLDSTDPAMVLSHSRRLEPAKTLFLVSTKSGTTVETVSLFKYFYNWLSSSVGKERTGRHFVAITDPASPLEEKARRYGFRDIFLNDPAIGGRYSALSCFGLVPASLIGADIRFILNRALQERNFRRGDPEFSTGIVLGALLGALARAGRDKMTLVTSPQIASFGDWVEQLIAESTGKEGKGILPVVGEQIGDPDVYGTDRLFIYLCLEWDRNREDERMSQLSEAGHPVIYLYLKDLYDVGRQFFLWELATAVAGYFLRVNPFDQPDVEAAKVRTREIIDGRRKKGRPASDGPDFSAGGVSVFGYGGDDPAAILSEFLDGAADGAYVSLHAYVKQTPEMDSALAGLRAKIRDTRRVATTVGYGPRFLHSTGQLHKGDGGAGLFVQITAEDLLDVPIPDEAGLSSSSTTFGVLKAAQAEGDRKVLADRGRQVIRFHFQEDVPGGIEALAASL is encoded by the coding sequence ATGCTGAGAGACAACCTCAGGATACAACTCGGTGACTATCGGCCGCTCCTTGACGATGCATTCGCGGAGCTGCGCGACGAGAACGTGGTGGAGCGCATATATGACGGTGATCACCGGCTCTGGAAATCGACGCCGGAAGAAGTGGCGGACAGGCTCGGGTGGGTGGAGAGCCCGCGGGCCATGCTCAACGAGGCGAAACGCTTTCAGCGGTTCACGGACAGCGTCCTTGAAGAGGGGTTTACCCACGCGCTGCTTCTCGGTATGGGAGGATCAAGCCTTGCTCCCCACGTGGTAAGCTCGATACTCGGTTGCCGGAGCGGCTATGTGAATCTCGACGTTCTCGACAGCACGGATCCCGCGATGGTCCTGTCTCATTCCCGACGACTTGAACCGGCGAAAACGCTCTTCCTCGTTTCCACCAAGTCGGGAACCACGGTGGAAACGGTATCCTTGTTCAAGTATTTCTATAACTGGCTTTCCAGCAGTGTGGGAAAGGAGCGGACGGGCAGGCACTTCGTCGCCATCACCGATCCGGCCTCCCCCCTTGAAGAGAAGGCACGACGCTATGGTTTCCGGGATATCTTTTTAAACGATCCGGCCATCGGGGGACGATACTCGGCCCTGTCCTGCTTCGGTCTGGTGCCGGCGTCGCTGATCGGTGCCGATATCCGTTTCATCCTGAACCGGGCGCTTCAGGAGCGGAACTTCCGGCGGGGTGATCCGGAATTCAGCACAGGGATCGTTCTCGGCGCTCTTCTGGGGGCTCTCGCCCGTGCGGGCCGAGATAAGATGACCCTGGTAACGTCACCGCAGATCGCTTCTTTCGGCGACTGGGTGGAGCAGCTCATCGCGGAAAGTACCGGCAAGGAGGGGAAGGGTATTCTGCCCGTCGTCGGTGAACAGATCGGGGATCCCGATGTCTACGGAACGGATCGTCTGTTCATTTACCTGTGCCTTGAATGGGACCGGAACCGTGAGGACGAGCGTATGTCGCAATTGAGCGAGGCGGGTCATCCGGTGATATATCTGTACCTGAAAGACCTCTATGACGTCGGGAGACAGTTCTTTCTCTGGGAGCTGGCAACGGCCGTGGCAGGGTATTTCCTGCGTGTCAACCCCTTTGACCAGCCCGATGTAGAAGCGGCGAAGGTCCGGACCCGCGAGATCATCGATGGACGTCGGAAAAAAGGACGCCCGGCTTCGGATGGGCCGGATTTCTCCGCGGGAGGCGTCAGTGTGTTCGGGTACGGTGGAGATGACCCGGCGGCGATCCTTTCGGAATTTCTTGACGGCGCGGCTGACGGGGCCTACGTCTCGTTGCATGCCTATGTAAAACAGACACCGGAGATGGACAGCGCCCTGGCGGGTCTTCGTGCGAAGATACGGGACACCCGGCGGGTGGCCACGACCGTCGGGTACGGTCCCCGGTTTCTTCATTCCACCGGCCAGTTGCATAAGGGCGACGGCGGGGCGGGCCTTTTCGTTCAGATAACTGCCGAGGACCTCCTCGATGTTCCCATTCCCGACGAGGCGGGACTCTCCTCCTCCTCGACGACCTTCGGCGTGCTGAAAGCGGCGCAGGCCGAGGGAGACAGAAAAGTCCTGGCTGACCGCGGAAGGCAAGTCATCCGGTTTCATTTTCAGGAGGATGTGCCCGGCGGCATCGAAGCTCTGGCGGCGTCCCTATGA
- a CDS encoding acyl-CoA/acyl-ACP dehydrogenase — protein sequence MNSTDTGASGVGYFPYPTEWLDAESEEIARSVDRWVRTECVEKRLEYREQFEHQMSALKILAGEIGLHRLIWPEAMGGVGFPLPDAASALARAYEEIGRGDPAIGYVSAAAMAVAASILQEEDVPPALIEDLASLFCGDDPATAPLALIPPGLGENGRPARPFISGREVAADMSPGDNGWLLSGSAARPVNSGYTASRFAVFAAAPDGIVLIIIPSDTQGVKKGSPLKTTGLLASVNCDVDFDGVPVADHQVLKGGERLYRRLIPWFTLLTGALAVGSATDVYGLVKDWADSRVIKGKGLLKENPMDAAVLAQVAMDIVTARILIHSQARAVARPAGFSLKGAEELVVFSESISVRVFDCCMHAVNRAMEMMGSAGYAKEWHVEKHWRDIKTMQVLLGGRTPVEMDVARHYYGSSTI from the coding sequence ATGAACAGCACCGATACGGGCGCTTCCGGCGTGGGATATTTCCCCTATCCCACCGAGTGGCTGGACGCCGAATCAGAAGAGATCGCCAGAAGCGTCGACCGGTGGGTCCGGACGGAGTGCGTCGAAAAACGGCTGGAATACCGGGAACAGTTCGAACACCAGATGTCGGCCCTCAAGATCCTCGCCGGCGAGATCGGCCTGCATCGGCTGATATGGCCGGAAGCCATGGGTGGAGTGGGGTTTCCCCTTCCCGACGCGGCATCGGCGCTGGCACGGGCCTACGAGGAGATCGGCAGGGGCGATCCGGCGATCGGCTATGTTTCGGCGGCGGCAATGGCCGTCGCGGCCTCGATACTGCAGGAGGAAGACGTACCGCCGGCGCTCATTGAAGACCTGGCATCGCTCTTCTGCGGTGATGATCCGGCAACAGCCCCGCTGGCACTCATTCCTCCCGGTCTCGGCGAGAACGGCCGGCCGGCGCGACCTTTTATTTCAGGCCGTGAGGTTGCTGCCGATATGTCCCCGGGGGACAATGGATGGCTTCTGAGTGGAAGCGCCGCACGACCCGTCAATTCGGGATATACCGCCTCCCGTTTCGCCGTCTTTGCCGCCGCTCCCGACGGCATTGTCCTAATCATCATTCCCTCCGATACACAGGGCGTCAAGAAAGGCAGCCCGCTGAAAACAACGGGACTTCTTGCGAGCGTCAATTGCGATGTTGATTTCGACGGTGTTCCCGTAGCCGATCACCAGGTCCTGAAAGGCGGAGAACGCCTGTATCGAAGACTCATTCCCTGGTTTACCCTCCTGACGGGGGCCTTGGCCGTCGGCTCGGCGACGGACGTGTACGGGCTCGTGAAAGACTGGGCGGACAGCAGGGTGATCAAGGGTAAAGGGCTTCTGAAGGAAAACCCCATGGACGCGGCCGTGCTGGCCCAGGTTGCAATGGATATCGTTACCGCCCGGATCCTGATACACAGCCAGGCCCGGGCCGTCGCCCGGCCGGCGGGCTTCAGCCTTAAAGGAGCCGAAGAGCTCGTTGTCTTCTCGGAAAGCATATCGGTGCGGGTTTTCGACTGCTGCATGCATGCCGTCAACAGGGCCATGGAAATGATGGGCTCCGCCGGATACGCGAAGGAGTGGCATGTTGAAAAACACTGGCGCGACATAAAGACCATGCAGGTCCTCCTGGGAGGGAGGACCCCCGTGGAAATGGACGTGGCACGTCATTATTACGGATCATCGACCATATGA